TAGAATTTTAAAAAAAGAGATTATTAATTTAGTTAAATACGGTATTTTAAATTTTCATCCTGGTATTTTACCATTGGTCAGGGGTTTGGATTCTATTTTGTGGTCTATATATAGGTTGCATGCTATTGGTGTTACAGCTCATTTAATTAATGAACATATTGATTCGGGTTTATTGGTGCAAAAAAAAACTATTCAAATCAATAAGAATGATGACTTAAAATCTTTATACGAAAAAAATTATCAGTTACAATTAGATTTAATTCCAATAAGTTTAAATTTGATTTTTGACAACGTTGATTGTTATTCATTTGAGCAATTACAATCGAATTTAAACTATAATACTTACATGCCATATAATTTACAGTTAGAGTTGCAAAATAGGATAATTAATTATATTAATAAGTTTTCTTGAAATGAGTCAAAAAGTACAATTTGGTATAATAGGTTTTGGACATATTGGTACTCGTCATGCCAAATGTATTCTTGATCATCCACAAACCAATTTAAGTGCTATATGCGACAGTCTACCATTAGAAAAACTTAATCGCAATAATATAGATAAAAGTATCTTTTGTAGCTATGAAAATATTATTTCTAATCAAAACATTGATGTAATTAATATATGCACTCCTAATTATTTACATGCAAAAATGGCTGTAGATGCTTTAAAAGCTGGTAAGCATGTAGTAATTGAAAAGCCAATGGCTCTTTCAACTTTAGAAGCTCAAAAAATTATTGATGCTTCTAAGATGTTCAATAAATTAGTTTTTTGTGTTATGCAAAACAGATTTTCACCATCAATTATTTGGTTAAAAGATGTTATTTTTAAGAAAATACTAGGAAAAATTAACATGTTCTCAATTAATTGTTTTTGGAATCGAAACGATAATTACTATTTAGATAGTGAATGGCATGGTTCTTACGAAAAAGATCGCGGACCATTATTTACTCAGTTTTCTCATTTTATTGACGTAATTTATTGGCTATTTGGTTCAGTAAGTTCTATTAATTCAGACTTTTTTTATTTTAACAAAAAACATTTTATAGAATTTGAAGACTCAGGAATTATACGATTAAATTATGAAGATAATCTTGTGGGAGTTTTGAATTACTCAACTGCTGTTTGGAATAAAAACTTTGAAAGTAGTATAACAATAATTGGTGAAAAAGGAACTGTTAAAATAGGTGGGCAATACATGGATCAGATAAAATATTGTGATATTAAAGACTATACGCAGCCAAAAATAAATAGTAAGGTGGCTTGTAATGATTATGGTACTTATAAAGGTTCAGCATCAAATCATGACAAAATGATTGATAATGTTGTAAATGTTTTAATTGACAAACATGAAGTACATACAAATGCTTTAGAAGGATTAAGTGTTGTTAGAATAATTGAAAAAATATATAATCAAAGAAAATAACTAATTTTAAAATAAATAAATTTTTATATGGAACTACTGAATAATTTACAATACACAAAAAATCATGAGTGGGTTTTAATTGAGGGAAATATAGCGACAATAGGAATCACTGATTATGCACAAAAGGAATTAGGAGATATTGTTTATGTTGACGTAGATTGTCTTGAACAGCAGCTGAATGCTGATGATGTTTTTGGATCTGTTGAAGCTGTAAAAACAGTTTCTGACTTATACATGCCCGTTTCCGGAAAAATAATTGAAGTTAATGATGCGTTAGATAATAATCCAGATCTGTTAAATCAATCTCCTTATAATGATGGTTGGATTATAAAAGTTCAAATTAACGATGCAAATAATAATGAATTATTAAACTCTGATCAATACAAGTCTTTAATTGGTATGTAATAAAAGTTTTGAAATTTTGTTGTCCTAGTGTGTTTTATGTACATTTGCTTTTGTTATGATTTTTAAAAAATATCCAGAATTTGATTTAGAAAAAAAAAGAGGTTTTTTTACTCAGATAGGCTTGGTCATCTCTTTATTAGTTGTAATTATAGCCTTTGAATGGAAAACTTACGATAAGTCTGCTTCTAGTTTAGGTACATTAGATATGTTTGACATTGAAGAAGAAATTATTCCTCTTACTGAGAAAGAACTTAAACCACCACCACCACCACCTCCGCCACCACCCAAGATAACGATCGTTGAAGATGATATTATAATAGAAGAAGAGTTAGAAATAGAAGATGCAGAAATTGACGAAGATGAAATTATTGAGATTCTTGAAGAGGAGGAGGAAGAAGAGCTTTTTAATTTTGCTGTTGTTGAGCAGCAACCTATATTCCCAGGTTGTTCAGAAACAGCTTCTAAAGATGAAAATTATATTTGTTTTCAAAGGGGAATCGGGTCTCA
This genomic interval from Flavobacteriales bacterium TMED191 contains the following:
- a CDS encoding gfo/Idh/MocA family oxidoreductase gives rise to the protein MSQKVQFGIIGFGHIGTRHAKCILDHPQTNLSAICDSLPLEKLNRNNIDKSIFCSYENIISNQNIDVINICTPNYLHAKMAVDALKAGKHVVIEKPMALSTLEAQKIIDASKMFNKLVFCVMQNRFSPSIIWLKDVIFKKILGKINMFSINCFWNRNDNYYLDSEWHGSYEKDRGPLFTQFSHFIDVIYWLFGSVSSINSDFFYFNKKHFIEFEDSGIIRLNYEDNLVGVLNYSTAVWNKNFESSITIIGEKGTVKIGGQYMDQIKYCDIKDYTQPKINSKVACNDYGTYKGSASNHDKMIDNVVNVLIDKHEVHTNALEGLSVVRIIEKIYNQRK
- the gcvH gene encoding glycine cleavage system protein GcvH — translated: MELLNNLQYTKNHEWVLIEGNIATIGITDYAQKELGDIVYVDVDCLEQQLNADDVFGSVEAVKTVSDLYMPVSGKIIEVNDALDNNPDLLNQSPYNDGWIIKVQINDANNNELLNSDQYKSLIGM
- a CDS encoding energy transducer TonB encodes the protein MIFKKYPEFDLEKKRGFFTQIGLVISLLVVIIAFEWKTYDKSASSLGTLDMFDIEEEIIPLTEKELKPPPPPPPPPPKITIVEDDIIIEEELEIEDAEIDEDEIIEILEEEEEEELFNFAVVEQQPIFPGCSETASKDENYICFQRGIGSHIKQNFQYPAIAKEMGISEKIFIEFIIDKSGKVTSSRVVRGEDKHLRQEALRLVNTIPKMTPAKQRGKPVSVTFTLPINFSLQ